In the genome of Thermodesulfobacteriota bacterium, one region contains:
- a CDS encoding BrnA antitoxin family protein, with the protein MAGSKTTSMTIDEMRAAALRGESKTDAAKVRAGAPYVWDGKDEDERPLTAEEIAAGIKAHRRRRGRPAGSDKESTTIRFDRDILDAFRAGGPGWQTRINAALRDWLKTHSPV; encoded by the coding sequence ATGGCTGGCTCGAAAACGACTTCCATGACGATTGATGAGATGCGTGCCGCAGCCTTGCGCGGCGAGAGCAAGACGGATGCTGCCAAGGTGCGGGCCGGGGCACCTTATGTCTGGGACGGCAAGGACGAGGACGAACGCCCCCTGACAGCCGAGGAGATCGCGGCTGGCATCAAGGCCCACCGGCGGCGGCGCGGCCGGCCGGCCGGCAGTGACAAGGAGTCCACGACGATCCGTTTCGATCGGGATATCCTGGACGCCTTCCGGGCCGGCGGACCGGGCTGGCAGACCCGGATCAACGCGGCGCTCCGCGACTGGCTCAAGACCCACTCCCCGGTGTGA
- the aat gene encoding leucyl/phenylalanyl-tRNA--protein transferase, with protein sequence MPVFRLTRTLAFPPPGLADPDGLLAVGGDLTPDRLLLAYQQGIFPWYGPGDPILWWSPDPRFVLLPEAVHIPRRLARTLRQGRFTLTIDTAFAQVIAACATVPRPGQPGTWIVPAMAAAYNELFRLGFAHSVEAWQDDTLAGGLYGVSLGRAFFGESMFHHVADASSAALVFLCQQLTAWGFDLLDCQVATGHLSRLGARPMPRPEFLARLAKSIAAPTRPGPWTAPAGASPPGSPPGSPSRHPDV encoded by the coding sequence ATGCCGGTCTTCCGCCTGACCAGGACCCTGGCCTTTCCGCCGCCGGGGCTCGCTGACCCGGACGGCCTCCTGGCGGTGGGCGGCGATCTCACCCCGGACCGCCTCCTCCTCGCCTACCAGCAGGGCATCTTCCCCTGGTACGGCCCCGGGGACCCCATCCTCTGGTGGTCCCCGGATCCCCGCTTCGTCCTCCTGCCGGAGGCGGTGCATATCCCCCGCCGCCTGGCCCGCACCCTGCGTCAGGGCCGCTTCACCCTCACCATCGACACCGCCTTTGCCCAGGTGATCGCCGCCTGCGCCACCGTGCCCCGACCCGGCCAGCCCGGCACCTGGATCGTGCCGGCCATGGCGGCGGCGTACAACGAGCTTTTTCGGCTGGGCTTCGCCCATTCCGTGGAGGCCTGGCAGGACGATACGCTCGCCGGCGGCCTTTACGGGGTGAGCCTGGGCAGGGCCTTCTTCGGCGAATCCATGTTCCACCACGTGGCCGATGCCTCCTCCGCGGCCCTGGTCTTCCTTTGCCAGCAGCTGACCGCCTGGGGCTTTGACCTCCTGGACTGCCAGGTGGCCACCGGCCATCTCAGCCGCCTCGGCGCTCGCCCCATGCCCCGGCCCGAGTTCCTGGCCCGGCTGGCGAAGAGCATCGCCGCCCCCACCCGGCCGGGACCGTGGACAGCGCCGGCCGGGGCTTCGCCGCCAGGCAGCCCGC